The Pantoea sp. At-9b genome includes a window with the following:
- the arcB gene encoding aerobic respiration two-component sensor histidine kinase ArcB: MKQIRLLAQYYVDLMVKLGLVRFSLLLASALVVLAMVVQMAVTMVLRGHVESIDVVRSVFFGLLITPWAVYFLSVVVDQLEESRQRLSRLVDKLEEMRTRDLELNQQMKETITQLNQEIADRIKAEQAREQVMDKLREEMTRREQAQIELEQQSSFLRSFLDASPDLVFYRNIDKQFSGCNRAMELLTGLSEKQLIGLTPRDIYDEDAATKVLETDEKVFRHNVSLTYEQWLQYPDGRKACFEIRKVPYYDRVGKRSGLMGFGRDITERKRYQDALENASREKTTFISTISHELRTPLNGIVGLSRILLDTDLNQEQLKYLKTIHVSAITLGNIFNDVIEVDKIERRKVQLDNQPLDFTGFLADLENLSGLLAQPKGLKFVMSPELPLPHKISADGTRLRQILWNLIGNAVKFTQQGEIVVRVAYHQDETLHFEVEDSGMGIPQEEQDKIFAMYYQVKDQHGGKPATGTGIGLAVSRRLAQAMGGDITVRSVQGQGSCFTVEIKAPRVAEEVEDDNLDEGMPLPALHVLLVEDIELNVIVARSVLEKLGCSVEVAMTGTAALEMFDPQEFDLVLLDIQLPDMTGLDVSRAIHQRHAGEILPPLVALTANVLKDKKEYLDAGMDDVLSKPLAVPALTAMIKKFWDYQAENDTPPAEPADEKNRMLLDVAMLEQYIELVGPGLITQSLTMFEKMMPGYLDVLDSNMMARDQKGIAEEGHKIKGAAGSVGLLHLQKLAKQIQSPELPAWWDNVQEWIDELKQEWQHDVNVLREWVAAREK; the protein is encoded by the coding sequence ATGAAACAGATTCGTCTTTTAGCGCAGTACTATGTTGATTTGATGGTCAAACTGGGGCTGGTACGCTTTTCGCTATTGCTGGCGTCGGCGCTGGTGGTGTTGGCGATGGTGGTACAGATGGCCGTCACCATGGTGCTGCGTGGTCACGTTGAGAGCATTGACGTCGTGCGTTCGGTGTTCTTTGGTCTGCTGATTACCCCTTGGGCGGTTTATTTCCTCTCGGTGGTGGTGGACCAACTGGAAGAGTCGCGTCAGCGCCTGTCCCGGCTGGTGGATAAGCTGGAAGAGATGCGCACGCGCGATCTTGAACTGAATCAGCAGATGAAAGAAACCATTACGCAGCTCAACCAGGAAATTGCTGACCGTATTAAAGCCGAACAGGCACGTGAACAGGTGATGGATAAGTTGCGTGAGGAGATGACGCGACGCGAGCAGGCGCAAATCGAGCTGGAGCAGCAATCCTCCTTCCTGCGTTCCTTCCTTGATGCGTCGCCAGATCTGGTGTTCTACCGCAATATTGATAAGCAGTTCTCCGGCTGTAATCGGGCGATGGAGCTGCTGACCGGGCTGAGCGAGAAGCAGCTCATCGGTCTGACGCCTCGCGATATCTACGACGAAGATGCCGCCACCAAGGTACTGGAAACCGATGAGAAGGTATTTCGCCACAATGTGTCGCTGACTTATGAGCAGTGGCTGCAATATCCCGATGGACGCAAAGCCTGCTTCGAAATCCGTAAAGTGCCTTATTATGACCGCGTCGGGAAACGCAGTGGCCTGATGGGCTTTGGACGCGATATTACCGAGCGTAAGCGCTATCAGGACGCGCTGGAAAACGCCAGTCGTGAGAAGACCACCTTTATTTCCACCATCAGCCATGAGCTGCGTACACCGCTCAACGGCATTGTCGGTCTGAGCCGCATTCTGCTGGATACCGACCTCAATCAGGAACAGCTGAAGTACCTGAAAACCATCCATGTTTCTGCCATTACCCTCGGCAATATCTTTAATGATGTGATTGAGGTGGACAAGATTGAGCGCCGCAAGGTGCAACTTGATAACCAACCGCTCGACTTTACCGGCTTCCTCGCCGATCTGGAAAACCTCTCCGGCCTGTTGGCCCAGCCCAAAGGGTTGAAGTTTGTCATGTCGCCTGAACTCCCGTTGCCACACAAAATCTCGGCGGATGGCACCCGGCTGCGTCAGATCCTGTGGAATCTGATTGGTAATGCGGTGAAGTTCACGCAACAGGGCGAGATCGTGGTGCGTGTTGCCTATCATCAGGATGAAACCCTGCATTTTGAGGTGGAAGATTCCGGCATGGGCATCCCGCAAGAGGAGCAGGATAAAATCTTCGCCATGTATTATCAGGTGAAAGATCAGCATGGCGGTAAACCTGCAACCGGAACCGGTATCGGGCTGGCGGTGTCACGTCGGCTGGCACAGGCGATGGGCGGCGATATCACCGTGCGTAGCGTTCAGGGGCAGGGTTCCTGCTTCACCGTCGAGATCAAGGCTCCACGGGTCGCTGAAGAGGTTGAGGACGATAATCTCGACGAGGGGATGCCGTTACCTGCGTTGCATGTTCTGTTGGTGGAAGACATCGAGCTGAACGTCATTGTGGCGCGTTCGGTGCTGGAGAAACTCGGTTGCAGTGTGGAAGTGGCCATGACGGGCACTGCCGCGCTGGAGATGTTCGATCCGCAGGAATTTGATCTGGTGCTGCTGGATATTCAGTTACCGGATATGACCGGCCTTGATGTGTCACGTGCCATTCATCAGCGGCACGCCGGTGAGATCCTGCCGCCGTTAGTGGCGCTGACCGCCAACGTCCTCAAAGATAAAAAAGAGTACCTGGATGCGGGTATGGATGATGTGCTGAGCAAACCGCTGGCCGTACCGGCGCTGACGGCGATGATCAAAAAATTCTGGGACTACCAGGCTGAAAACGACACCCCGCCAGCGGAGCCAGCCGATGAGAAAAACCGGATGCTGCTGGATGTGGCAATGCTGGAGCAATATATCGAGCTGGTCGGCCCCGGGCTGATTACGCAAAGCCTGACAATGTTCGAAAAGATGATGCCTGGCTATCTCGACGTACTGGATTCCAACATGATGGCGCGCGACCAGAAAGGCATTGCTGAAGAGGGACACAAAATCAAAGGTGCTGCCGGTTCGGTCGGCTTGCTACATCTGCAAAAACTGGCAAAACAGATCCAGTCACCGGAACTGCCTGCGTGGTGGGATAACGTACAAGAGTGGATCGACGAATTAAAGCAAGAGTGGCAGCATGATGTGAATGTATTACGTGAGTGGGTTGCCGCGCGGGAAAAGTAA
- the mtgA gene encoding monofunctional biosynthetic peptidoglycan transglycosylase: MAKNKGKLWQRVKVWIAKFLIAWLGIWLAGILLFSFLPVPFSAVMVERQLSAWLHGNFDYVAHSDWVSMDEISPWIALAVIASEDQKFPEHWGFDVAAIQSVLDNEGDERMRGASTLSQQTAKNLFLWDGRSWVRKGLEAGLTVGIETVWTKRRILTVYLNIAELGNGVFGVEEASQRYFHKPASRLTMAEAALLAAVLPNPIRFRADAPSGYIRQRQQWIMRQMRQLGGEGFLNRYKLH; encoded by the coding sequence ATGGCTAAGAATAAAGGGAAACTTTGGCAACGTGTAAAAGTGTGGATCGCAAAATTTCTTATCGCCTGGCTGGGTATTTGGCTGGCGGGGATTTTGCTATTTTCCTTCCTGCCGGTGCCTTTTTCCGCAGTAATGGTTGAACGACAACTCAGTGCCTGGCTGCACGGGAATTTTGACTATGTGGCGCATTCGGATTGGGTCAGCATGGATGAGATCTCTCCGTGGATAGCGCTGGCGGTCATTGCCTCTGAAGATCAAAAGTTTCCAGAACACTGGGGATTTGATGTCGCGGCGATCCAGTCGGTACTGGATAATGAGGGCGACGAGCGGATGCGTGGTGCCTCGACATTATCGCAGCAGACCGCGAAAAACCTGTTTCTGTGGGATGGGCGTAGTTGGGTGCGTAAAGGGCTGGAAGCGGGATTGACGGTGGGTATCGAAACCGTATGGACCAAGCGGCGTATTCTGACGGTCTATCTGAATATTGCCGAACTTGGCAACGGTGTGTTTGGTGTCGAAGAGGCCTCTCAGCGCTATTTTCACAAACCCGCCAGCCGCCTGACCATGGCGGAAGCCGCATTGCTGGCGGCGGTGTTGCCAAACCCCATACGTTTTCGCGCTGACGCCCCGTCAGGCTATATTCGTCAGCGCCAGCAATGGATTATGCGCCAGATGCGGCAGCTGGGTGGAGAAGGCTTCCTCAATCGCTATAAATTGCACTGA
- the npr gene encoding PTS phosphocarrier protein NPr, with the protein MTVKQTVEIRNKLGMHARPAMKLFELVQSFDAEVLLRNEAGTEAEASSVIALLMLDSAKGGHIEIEASGPEETQALAAVIELFEAGFDED; encoded by the coding sequence ATGACCGTGAAGCAAACCGTTGAGATTCGTAACAAGCTGGGCATGCACGCGCGCCCGGCGATGAAGCTGTTTGAACTGGTGCAGAGTTTTGACGCAGAAGTGTTGCTGCGCAATGAAGCAGGAACAGAAGCGGAAGCCAGCAGCGTTATTGCGCTGCTGATGCTGGATTCCGCCAAAGGCGGTCATATCGAAATCGAGGCCAGCGGGCCGGAAGAAACTCAGGCGCTGGCCGCAGTGATTGAGCTATTTGAAGCCGGATTTGATGAGGACTAA
- the rapZ gene encoding RNase adapter RapZ translates to MVLMIVSGRSGSGKSVALRALEDMGFYCVDNLPVVLLPELANTLSERNISAAVSIDVRNMPESPEIFETALNNLPDSFSPQLLFLDADRNTLIRRYSDTRRLHPLSSKNLSLESAIDEESDLLEPLRSRADLIIDTSEMSVHELAEMLRTRLLGKRERELTMVFESFGFKHGIPIDADYVFDVRFLPNPHWDPKLRPMTGLDRPVAAFLDRHTEVHNFIYQTRSYLELWLPMLETNNRSYLTVAIGCTGGKHRSVYIAEQLADYFRSRGKNVQSRHRTLEKRKS, encoded by the coding sequence ATGGTGCTGATGATCGTTAGCGGTCGGTCAGGCTCAGGAAAATCAGTCGCGTTGCGTGCGCTTGAGGACATGGGGTTTTACTGTGTCGATAACCTGCCAGTGGTGTTATTACCCGAGCTGGCCAATACCTTAAGCGAACGCAACATCTCTGCTGCCGTCAGTATCGACGTGCGCAATATGCCGGAATCGCCGGAGATTTTCGAAACCGCGCTGAATAATTTGCCGGATTCTTTTTCGCCTCAGTTGCTGTTTCTCGACGCTGACCGCAACACGCTCATCCGTCGCTACAGTGATACGCGCCGCCTGCATCCGCTCTCCAGTAAAAATCTGTCACTGGAAAGCGCCATTGACGAGGAGAGCGACCTGCTCGAACCTTTACGTTCGCGGGCCGATCTGATCATTGATACCTCCGAGATGTCGGTACACGAATTGGCGGAAATGCTACGTACCCGCCTGCTGGGCAAACGTGAACGTGAGCTGACGATGGTGTTTGAATCCTTTGGCTTCAAACACGGTATTCCGATTGATGCCGATTATGTGTTTGACGTGCGTTTTCTGCCTAACCCGCACTGGGACCCTAAACTGCGCCCCATGACCGGCCTCGACCGCCCGGTGGCAGCCTTCCTCGATCGGCATACCGAAGTGCATAACTTTATCTACCAGACGCGCAGCTATCTTGAATTGTGGCTGCCGATGCTGGAAACCAACAATCGCAGCTATCTCACTGTCGCAATCGGTTGTACTGGTGGTAAGCACCGTTCGGTTTATATCGCCGAACAGCTGGCCGACTATTTCCGCTCACGTGGTAAAAATGTGCAGTCCCGTCATCGCACCCTGGAAAAACGCAAATCATGA
- the ptsN gene encoding PTS IIA-like nitrogen regulatory protein PtsN, with translation MNNDLTLELSSVLTLDCTRSGVHCQSKKRALEIISELAAKQLNLPHQTLFEAILTRERMGSTGIGNGIAIPHGKLEEDTLRAVGVFISLDQPIAFDAVDNQPVDLLFALLVPADQCKTHLHTLSLVAKRLADKTVCRRLRAAQSDEELYAIITEAQDDHL, from the coding sequence ATGAACAACGATCTGACACTGGAATTGAGCTCGGTCCTCACGCTGGACTGCACCCGCAGCGGCGTACACTGCCAGAGTAAAAAACGTGCGCTGGAAATAATCAGCGAGCTGGCAGCAAAACAGCTCAATCTGCCTCACCAGACGCTTTTCGAAGCGATCCTCACCCGTGAACGCATGGGCAGTACCGGTATTGGCAATGGTATCGCCATTCCACATGGCAAACTGGAGGAGGATACGCTGCGCGCCGTTGGCGTGTTCATTAGCCTCGACCAGCCCATCGCCTTTGACGCGGTGGACAACCAGCCAGTGGACCTGCTGTTTGCGTTACTGGTGCCCGCAGACCAGTGTAAAACCCATCTGCATACGCTGTCACTGGTGGCAAAACGCCTGGCAGATAAAACGGTCTGTCGTCGTTTGCGCGCCGCACAGAGCGATGAAGAACTCTATGCCATTATCACAGAAGCGCAGGACGACCACCTTTAA
- the hpf gene encoding ribosome hibernation promoting factor yields the protein MQINLTGLNVEITEPLREFVNSKFAKLEHYFDRINQVYIVLKVEKVTQIADATLHVNGGELHATSEAEDMYAAIDGLIDKLSRQLTKHKDKLKKH from the coding sequence ATGCAGATAAACCTTACCGGACTGAATGTAGAGATTACCGAGCCGCTGCGCGAATTTGTAAACAGCAAATTTGCCAAACTGGAACACTATTTTGATCGGATTAATCAGGTCTATATTGTTCTGAAAGTGGAGAAGGTAACGCAGATTGCTGATGCAACACTGCATGTGAACGGCGGTGAATTGCACGCGACATCGGAAGCGGAAGACATGTACGCGGCCATTGACGGATTGATCGACAAGCTTTCCCGTCAGTTGACCAAACATAAAGACAAACTGAAAAAACACTAA
- the rpoN gene encoding RNA polymerase factor sigma-54, translating to MKQGLQLRLSQQLAMTPQLQQAIRLLQLSTLELQQELQLALESNPLLEQSELHEEVDTREYQESEALDTREALEQKEMPEELPLDATWDEIYTAGTPSGTGTDYQDDELPVYQGETTQSLQDYLMWQVELTPFTDTDRAIATSIVDAIDDTGYLTVTLQDICDSIGDEELTLEEVEAVLKRVQRFDPVGVGARDLRDCLLVQLSQYATDTPMLAEARLIVSDHLDLLANHDFRSLMRMTRLKEDVLKEAMVLIQSLDPRPGQSVNTSEPEYVIPDVLVRKVGTRWTVELNADSVPRLKINQHYAAMGGAARNDSDSQFIRSNLQEAKWLIKSLESRNDTLLKVTRCIVEQQQAFFEQGEEYMRPMVLADIAQAVDMHESTISRVTTQKYLHSPRGIFELKYFFSSHVNTEGGGEASSTAIRALVKKLISAENPAKPLSDSKLTSMLSEQGIMVARRTVAKYRESLSIPPSNQRKQLV from the coding sequence ATGAAGCAAGGTTTGCAACTCAGGCTCAGCCAACAGCTGGCGATGACACCCCAGTTGCAGCAAGCAATCCGCTTGCTGCAACTCTCTACGCTTGAACTCCAGCAGGAATTACAACTGGCGCTGGAAAGCAACCCATTGCTTGAACAATCAGAACTCCATGAAGAAGTAGACACACGCGAATATCAGGAAAGCGAGGCACTCGATACCCGCGAGGCGCTGGAACAAAAAGAGATGCCGGAAGAGCTGCCGCTCGACGCAACCTGGGACGAAATCTACACCGCCGGAACCCCTTCTGGAACGGGTACCGATTATCAGGATGATGAACTGCCGGTTTATCAGGGTGAAACCACCCAGTCGCTACAGGATTACCTGATGTGGCAGGTTGAGCTGACACCGTTCACCGATACCGATCGTGCCATTGCGACCTCCATTGTGGATGCTATCGACGACACCGGTTATCTCACCGTGACCCTCCAGGATATTTGCGACAGCATCGGTGATGAAGAGCTGACGCTGGAAGAAGTGGAAGCGGTGTTAAAACGCGTGCAGCGTTTTGATCCGGTTGGTGTGGGTGCACGTGACCTGCGTGACTGTCTGCTGGTACAACTTTCTCAGTACGCCACCGACACGCCGATGCTGGCGGAAGCGCGTTTAATCGTTAGCGACCATCTCGATCTGCTGGCCAATCACGATTTCCGCAGCCTGATGCGTATGACGCGTCTGAAAGAAGATGTACTGAAAGAGGCGATGGTACTGATTCAATCGCTGGACCCGCGTCCGGGCCAGTCGGTCAATACCAGCGAACCTGAGTATGTGATTCCGGATGTGCTGGTGCGAAAAGTCGGCACACGCTGGACGGTAGAACTGAATGCCGACAGCGTACCGCGTCTTAAGATTAATCAGCACTATGCAGCGATGGGCGGAGCAGCACGTAACGACAGTGACAGCCAGTTTATCCGCAGCAATTTACAGGAAGCCAAGTGGCTGATTAAGAGCCTGGAGAGCCGTAACGACACGCTGCTGAAAGTGACACGCTGTATCGTCGAACAGCAGCAGGCGTTTTTTGAACAGGGCGAGGAGTACATGCGTCCCATGGTACTGGCGGATATCGCCCAGGCCGTGGATATGCATGAGTCCACCATTTCCCGAGTGACCACGCAAAAGTATTTACACAGTCCGCGTGGCATCTTTGAACTGAAATATTTTTTCTCCAGTCATGTGAACACCGAAGGTGGCGGCGAAGCCTCATCGACAGCGATCCGTGCCCTGGTGAAAAAATTGATCTCTGCGGAAAACCCCGCAAAACCCTTGAGCGACAGCAAACTGACCTCCATGTTATCTGAACAGGGCATCATGGTGGCCCGCCGTACGGTTGCTAAGTATCGCGAGTCTTTGTCCATCCCGCCCTCGAATCAGCGTAAACAGCTGGTTTGA
- the lptB gene encoding LPS export ABC transporter ATP-binding protein: MATLIAENLAKAYKGRRVVEDVSLQVKSGEIVGLLGPNGAGKTTTFYMVVGIVPRDAGRIVIDDEDISILPLHARARRGIGYLPQEASIFRRLSVYDNLMAVLQIRDDLTEEQRQDRANELMEEFHIEHLRDSMGQALSGGERRRVEIARALAANPKFILLDEPFAGVDPISVIDIKKIIEHLRDSGLGVLITDHNVRETLAVCERAYIVSQGHLIAHGTPDEILADEQVKRVYLGEEFRL; encoded by the coding sequence ATGGCCACACTGATCGCTGAAAACCTGGCGAAAGCCTACAAAGGCCGCCGCGTGGTAGAAGACGTTAGCCTGCAAGTGAAATCCGGCGAAATCGTCGGTTTGCTTGGCCCCAATGGGGCCGGTAAAACCACCACCTTCTACATGGTGGTCGGTATCGTACCGCGCGATGCCGGTCGCATTGTGATTGATGATGAAGACATCAGCATTTTGCCACTGCATGCGCGCGCACGTCGCGGCATCGGCTATCTGCCGCAGGAGGCCTCCATTTTCCGTCGCCTTAGCGTTTACGACAACCTGATGGCGGTGTTGCAGATCCGTGACGATCTTACCGAAGAGCAGCGTCAGGATCGCGCTAACGAGCTGATGGAAGAGTTCCACATTGAACATCTGCGTGACAGCATGGGTCAGGCACTCTCCGGCGGTGAACGCCGTCGTGTTGAGATTGCCCGCGCGCTGGCCGCCAACCCTAAATTCATCCTGTTGGATGAGCCTTTTGCCGGTGTCGACCCCATTTCCGTCATTGATATCAAGAAGATCATTGAGCATCTGCGTGATAGCGGATTGGGTGTGCTGATTACCGATCACAACGTGCGCGAAACCCTTGCCGTCTGTGAACGCGCTTACATCGTCAGCCAGGGGCACTTGATTGCCCACGGCACGCCCGATGAAATACTTGCAGATGAGCAGGTTAAGCGTGTTTATTTGGGCGAAGAGTTCAGACTCTGA
- the lptA gene encoding lipopolysaccharide ABC transporter substrate-binding protein LptA codes for MKSKMKNNSLKLLLVSALLATSLPALALTGDSDKPVNIDSENQSLDLQGNVATFTGNVIVTQGSIKITADKVVVTRPGGDSKKTIVDAWGNPATFYQMQDNGKPVQGHAAKLHYELANDFVELTGNAYIEQLDSNIKGDRITYLVKEQKMQAYSQGQSKRVTTVLVPSQLQDKDGSSQSQKKSN; via the coding sequence ATGAAATCCAAAATGAAAAACAACAGCCTTAAGTTACTGCTGGTCAGCGCCCTGTTAGCCACCAGCCTGCCCGCTCTGGCCTTAACCGGGGACTCGGACAAACCCGTTAATATCGATTCAGAGAATCAGTCACTGGATCTCCAAGGCAACGTCGCCACCTTCACCGGCAACGTTATCGTTACCCAGGGATCGATCAAGATCACCGCCGACAAAGTGGTTGTCACCCGTCCGGGCGGCGACAGCAAAAAAACCATTGTGGATGCCTGGGGCAACCCTGCGACCTTTTATCAGATGCAGGACAACGGTAAGCCGGTGCAAGGCCATGCCGCCAAACTTCATTACGAACTGGCGAATGACTTTGTTGAGCTGACCGGTAACGCCTACATTGAACAGCTGGATAGCAACATCAAGGGCGATCGCATCACGTATCTGGTGAAAGAGCAAAAAATGCAGGCCTACAGTCAGGGCCAGAGCAAACGTGTGACCACCGTGCTGGTGCCGTCGCAGTTGCAGGACAAAGACGGTTCTTCCCAGAGCCAAAAAAAGAGTAACTAA
- the lptC gene encoding LPS export ABC transporter periplasmic protein LptC, whose amino-acid sequence MSKSRRWITLILALIALVLIGWNLTNQDESKAPVTTNDQEPTYTSSTSHTVVYNPDGALAYRLISDKVTYFAADELSWFDNPVMTTYDVNKIPTWSVRADKAKLTKDRMLYLYGHVEVNTLTQDSELERIKTDNAVVNLVTQDVTSDDQVTLYGRSFNSTGMKMRGNLRTKHAQLIEKVKSSYEIQNEKQQP is encoded by the coding sequence ATGAGTAAAAGCAGGCGTTGGATAACGCTGATTCTGGCCCTAATCGCTCTGGTGCTGATTGGCTGGAATCTTACCAACCAGGATGAGAGCAAAGCGCCGGTTACCACCAACGACCAGGAGCCGACTTACACCAGTTCGACTTCTCACACCGTGGTGTACAATCCAGACGGTGCGCTGGCCTACAGACTCATTTCGGATAAAGTGACCTACTTTGCTGCCGATGAACTGAGCTGGTTCGATAATCCGGTGATGACCACTTACGACGTGAATAAAATTCCGACGTGGTCTGTGCGCGCCGATAAGGCAAAGCTCACCAAAGATCGTATGCTTTATCTTTACGGCCACGTTGAAGTGAACACCCTGACGCAGGATTCGGAGCTGGAGCGCATTAAAACCGATAATGCGGTGGTGAATCTCGTCACCCAGGATGTCACCTCTGACGATCAGGTCACCCTTTATGGCCGCAGTTTTAACTCTACTGGCATGAAGATGCGCGGCAACTTACGGACGAAACATGCCCAGTTGATTGAAAAGGTCAAATCCTCCTATGAAATCCAAAATGAAAAACAACAGCCTTAA
- the kdsC gene encoding 3-deoxy-manno-octulosonate-8-phosphatase KdsC: MSVETAAIETCYGPVSADVMARAAQIRLLICDVDGVMSDGLIYMGNSGEELKAFNVRDGYGIRCLLTSGIEVAIITGRNAKLMEDRCKTLGITHLYQGQSDKLLAWRELLDKLSLSAEQVAYIGDDLIDWPVMARVGLSVAVADAHPILLPRAHYVTRIAGGRGAVRELCDLILMAQNKFEDAKGQSV; encoded by the coding sequence ATGAGTGTTGAAACCGCTGCGATCGAGACCTGCTATGGTCCGGTGAGCGCAGATGTGATGGCGCGCGCGGCGCAGATCCGCCTGCTGATTTGTGATGTTGATGGCGTGATGTCCGATGGCCTGATTTACATGGGCAACAGCGGCGAAGAACTGAAAGCCTTCAACGTGCGCGATGGCTATGGCATTCGTTGCCTGCTGACCTCCGGCATTGAAGTGGCTATTATTACCGGTCGCAATGCCAAACTGATGGAAGATCGCTGTAAAACCCTCGGCATTACGCATCTTTACCAGGGACAATCGGATAAGCTTTTGGCCTGGCGCGAACTCCTGGATAAACTGTCATTATCTGCGGAACAGGTGGCGTATATCGGTGATGACCTGATCGACTGGCCGGTCATGGCCCGTGTGGGTCTGAGTGTTGCTGTCGCCGATGCACACCCGATTCTGTTGCCGCGTGCACATTATGTCACCCGCATTGCCGGTGGCCGTGGCGCGGTACGTGAACTTTGCGATCTGATCTTAATGGCGCAGAACAAATTTGAGGATGCCAAAGGGCAATCAGTATGA
- the kdsD gene encoding arabinose-5-phosphate isomerase KdsD, whose protein sequence is MSHQRLDFDFQQAGKAVLRIEREGLEQLDQYINDDFSRACEMIFACRGKVVVMGMGKSGHIGKKMAATFASTGTPAFFVHPAEASHGDLGMVSTDDVVVAISNSGESNEILALIPVLKRQKVQLICITSRADSAMGRAADVHLCVKVPQEACPLGLAPTTSTTATLVMGDALAVALLEARGFTQEDFALSHPGGALGRKLLLHVSDIMHSGDEIPHVSRDASLRDALLEITRKNLGLTVIVDDLMKIEGIFTDGDLRRVFDMGIDFQSASIKDVMTRGGIRVRPNMLAVDALNLMQNKNITALLVADDDRLLGVIHMHDMLRAGVV, encoded by the coding sequence ATGTCACATCAGCGACTGGATTTTGACTTTCAACAGGCAGGCAAAGCGGTGCTGCGCATTGAGCGCGAAGGGCTTGAGCAACTCGATCAATACATCAATGACGATTTCTCCCGCGCCTGCGAGATGATCTTCGCTTGCCGGGGGAAAGTGGTGGTGATGGGCATGGGCAAGTCCGGGCATATTGGCAAAAAAATGGCCGCTACCTTCGCCAGTACCGGAACCCCGGCTTTTTTTGTGCACCCGGCGGAAGCCAGCCACGGTGACCTCGGCATGGTCAGCACCGATGATGTGGTGGTGGCGATTTCCAATAGCGGTGAATCCAACGAGATCCTCGCGTTGATCCCGGTTCTGAAGCGACAAAAAGTCCAGCTGATTTGTATCACCAGCCGTGCCGACAGCGCCATGGGCCGTGCTGCCGATGTGCATCTGTGCGTGAAAGTACCACAGGAAGCCTGCCCGCTGGGCCTGGCCCCCACGACCAGCACCACCGCGACACTGGTGATGGGCGATGCGCTGGCCGTCGCACTGCTGGAAGCGCGTGGCTTTACCCAGGAAGATTTTGCGCTCTCCCATCCCGGCGGTGCACTCGGACGTAAACTGCTGCTGCATGTCAGTGACATCATGCACAGCGGCGACGAGATCCCACACGTCTCCCGGGATGCGTCGCTGCGTGATGCGCTACTGGAGATCACGCGTAAAAATCTCGGCCTGACGGTGATCGTCGATGACCTGATGAAAATCGAAGGTATCTTTACTGATGGTGACTTGCGCCGGGTGTTTGATATGGGGATCGATTTCCAGTCAGCCAGCATCAAAGATGTGATGACGCGCGGCGGTATTCGCGTGCGTCCGAACATGCTGGCCGTTGACGCACTTAATTTGATGCAAAACAAAAACATCACTGCGCTGCTGGTGGCCGATGACGATCGCCTGCTCGGTGTGATACATATGCATGACATGCTGCGCGCCGGCGTGGTCTGA